The following proteins come from a genomic window of Tepidiforma thermophila:
- a CDS encoding glycerol-3-phosphate acyltransferase: MSAALAPIIGHRTSPLLGGRGGKGLAATFGAWTALGGPWAAVTYGAALAIGFGVLRLREGWAVLAGAPALLGAALINRPGRRAESIAAWVLTTASLAWAYRARFGWPPVRER; encoded by the coding sequence GTGTCAGCGGCCCTGGCGCCGATTATCGGGCACCGGACGAGCCCGCTCCTGGGCGGCCGCGGAGGCAAGGGGCTGGCTGCGACCTTTGGCGCGTGGACGGCCCTGGGCGGGCCGTGGGCGGCAGTGACCTACGGGGCTGCGCTGGCGATCGGGTTCGGGGTGTTGCGGCTGCGCGAAGGGTGGGCGGTGCTGGCGGGAGCACCGGCATTGCTGGGAGCAGCGCTGATCAATCGGCCGGGGCGGCGCGCGGAGTCGATTGCTGCATGGGTGCTAACCACGGCCTCGCTGGCGTGGGCGTACCGGGCGCGGTTCGGCTGGCCGCCCGTGCGGGAGCGATGA